A section of the Primulina eburnea isolate SZY01 chromosome 1, ASM2296580v1, whole genome shotgun sequence genome encodes:
- the LOC140825594 gene encoding cell number regulator 6-like, which produces MEEEVKHASAYVKLKRNQVPLEDITPGELNQPVDVPQLHVQKCNECGQPLPESYRAPADEPWSTGIFACAQDTESCCTGLFCPCVLFGRNFEQVRDDATWTGPCICHAVFVEGGLALAAATAALHGFIDPGTTCLIWEGLFFSWWMCGIYTGIVRQSLQKKYHLENSPCDPCMVHCCMHWCAICQEHREMKARLEDDSRTPMAIVNPPPVQEMNASVDKQDSGIAL; this is translated from the exons ATGGAGGAGGAAGTGAAACATGCGTCTGCGTATGTGAAGTTGAAGAGGAATCAGGTGCCGCTTGAAGACATTACTCCCGGAGAGCTTAATCAGCCCGTTGATGTTCCTCAG TTGCATGTCCAGAAGTGCAATGAATGTGGACAGCCTTTACCAGAAAGCTATCGAGCCCCTGCAGATGAACCTTGGAGTACTGGGATTTTTGCATGTGCTCAAGATACAGAAAGTT GCTGCACGGGGCTATTTTGTCCATGCGTTTTGTTTGGTCGTAACTTTGAACAAGTGAGAGACGACGCTACATGGACTGGGCCCTGCATTTGTCATGCCGTGTTTGTGGAGGGTGGCCTAGCACTTGCTGCAGCAACGGCAGCCCTACATGGTTTTATCGATCCAGGGACTACCTGCCTCATTTGGGAGGGTTTGTTTTTTAGTTGGTGGATGTGTGGAATATACACCGGCATTGTACGACAATCATTGCAGAAGAAATACCATCTCGAG AACTCGCCTTGCGACCCTTGCATGGTGCATTGCTGTATGCATTGGTGTGCAATCTGCCAGGAGCACCGAGAGATGAAAGCTCGCCTAGAAGATGATTCCAGAACACCAATGGCCATTGTGAATCCGCCTCCCGTTCAGGAAATGAATGCTTCTGTTGATAAACAGGATTCAGGCATCGCCCTCTAG
- the LOC140810896 gene encoding peroxisomal membrane protein 11-4-like codes for MSFPVNEKVDKLVIFLAKRDGIDKLVKTFQYVSKLVHWHAQSTHPSVANSAKKWEVASGLSRKVFRTGRFLTGFNTLLRNPGPTTILRLLAVLSNSGEMVYFLFDHLLWLSRIGVLDAKLARKLSFVSAFGESFGYVFFIISDVILIQEGIREERKIVKLGVEEFSKERIKKIRVERVMRLMAVAANLADLVIAMADIEPNPLCNHAFTLGISGLISAWAGWYRNWPS; via the coding sequence ATGTCCTTCCCCGTGAATGAAAAGGTAGACAAACTTGTAATCTTTCTAGCAAAAAGAGATGGGATAGACAAACTTGTCAAGACTTTTCAATATGTATCCAAATTAGTCCATTGGCATGCACAGAGTACACACCCTAGTGTTGCCAATAGTGCCAAGAAATGGGAGGTGGCCTCTGGCCTTAGCCGGAAAGTCTTCCGCACTGGCCGGTTCCTCACCGGATTCAACACCCTACTGCGAAACCCAGGGCCAACGACGATTCTCAGATTGCTAGCTGTACTTTCGAACTCCGGTGAAATGGTCTACTTTTTGTTTGACCATTTACTTTGGTTATCAAGAATTGGGGTGTTGGATGCAAAATTGGCTAGGAAACTGAGCTTTGTTTCAGCATTTGGTGAGTCGTTTGGTTATGTATTTTTCATTATCTCTGATGTAATATTGATTCAAGAAGGGATTAGGGAAGAGAGAAAGATTGTCAAGTTAGGGGTGGAAGAATTTTCCAAGGAAAGAATCAAGAAAATCAGGGTTGAGAGAGTGATGAGATTGATGGCCGTGGCAGCTAATTTGGCTGATTTGGTTATTGCAATGGCTGATATTGAGCCAAATCCTCTTTGTAATCATGCTTTTACATTGGGGATTAGTgggttgatttcagcatgggCTGGTTGGTATAGGAATTGGCCGTCATAA